Genomic window (Streptosporangium brasiliense):
AGCAGGTGGCGGTCCCAGATGCGGGGCACCTCGCGGGGCCCGAGCAGCCCGCGCACCACCCCGGGCCCGGCCAGCAACGCCGCGAACGCCTCCGCTCTGGACCAGGCGTCGCCGGTGAACACCTCGCGCGCGACCTCGGGCGGCTCGGGGATCTGCTCGTTCACTCGACGCTCACTCTTCCTCGGGACTGTCTGGGTCAGGATTTTCTAAGGCTAACGGCCCGTCCCGTACGGGCGCACAAGGGCGGGCCGCGAAAAAGGCCGCCGTCCCCGGGAACCGGGGACGGCGGCCAGTGTCTGTGCCTGTCTGCGTTATGCGGGCAGGACCACCACGAAACGCCGGGGCTCCTCGCCCTCGGACTCGCTCCGCAGCCCCGCCGCCGCGACCGCGTCGTGCACGATCTTGCGCTCGAACGGGGTCATCGGCTGCAGCGCCTTCGGCTCGCCGTTGCGCTTGACGTCCGCGGCGACTTTGCTGCCGAGCTCGCGCAGCTCCGTCCGGCGGCGGTCGCGGTAGCCGCCGATGTCGAGCATGAGCCGCGAGCGCTCTCCGGTCTGGCGGTGGACGGCGAGCCGGGTCAGCTCCTGGATCGCCTCCAGCACCTCGCCGTTGGGGCCCACGAGGTCGCCGCCCTTGATGTCCACGACCGACACCACGGCGCGATCGCCCTCGACGTCCATGTCGATGTCACCGTCGATGTCGGCGATGTCGAGCAGACCCTCGACGTAGTCCGCCGCGATCTCGCCTTCCTGCTCCAGCGCAGCGAGATCCGGAGCCGCCTTCACGGTCTCCTTTTCGGCCTCGGCCTCGGTCACGTCCGGCCACTCCTTCGTGCTGTCAGGTTGTCGTCAGGACTTCTTGCTACCGGTCC
Coding sequences:
- a CDS encoding Jag family protein, translated to MTEAEAEKETVKAAPDLAALEQEGEIAADYVEGLLDIADIDGDIDMDVEGDRAVVSVVDIKGGDLVGPNGEVLEAIQELTRLAVHRQTGERSRLMLDIGGYRDRRRTELRELGSKVAADVKRNGEPKALQPMTPFERKIVHDAVAAAGLRSESEGEEPRRFVVVLPA